The genome window GTCACCACCGAACAagatataaatgactggattgcggaTAGAACGCTTAGCATAACAGTGTGAGGTTAAGCCAGGGCAAAGTTCGAGTGGCCATCTTGGTATGCCCAACCGGCAGAGGGCGTCATTCACtaacattcaaaatcatgatctaaaTTCAACTggtttacagcgtatcagttacACAAGATTAATTTTAAGGATATGTGCattgtgtacgtaaattaactgttaattctggtgttatttgcaactTTATGTTTTAATTAAGCAAGATaagggatttataaaaaaccgtgAGGTGAGTGAAAGAGCTTTGTAATAgctgtatatgtaagagctttgactgatatttcagcgcaattgatgaaataagctcgcgcaactttcacatgcttgcaaaatgaaactaatgaAAGACGCGGAGAACAGCCGCTTTTGGTTTTAtcaacccttacgaaaattaaccatggttttactacagttaaaacaaaaaaaccatggttactgtagtaaaaccatggtaaccacaaaataaccatggttatgacaaaaaaacatagttaaaccatggttagtgtagtaaaactatggttttgctgatagtaatcaatacaccaaaaaaacatggttactacacttttaccacaataaaaccatggttaatttttgtaagggaacAAAAGCCTAAGGACACTGTGTACAGTGTGTTTTTGCgctagaagtcagaaaagatgtaaaacattgtgctcagtacctcagattagataaataggTGGAGAGTAGGCGGTCTTGTGTgctgttcaaacacattcaaccacatgcaCATGCACACTACAAAAGCAACGGAAGTCTTTtcaactacctctgaatgtggttgaaagtggacgagctcaaaacattttgaacaccgtttacatcTGTCTAgtgtcatccacttgtgatccgattgacaaaaacacatcttaatacagTACCAAGTGTAAATTGTGTTACCTGGAGAAAATGGATGTGATCATCTGTTTGTAGAATCTGTTCCAGCTCATCATCTCTCCTCCTCAGATTATCAATCTCCTGCTTCAGTCGCTTCAATATTCCTTCAGCTCGACTCACTGCAGTCTTTTCTTGATCTCTGATCCACTGTGTCAACTCAGATTGTCTTCTCTCAATAGATTGGATTAGTTCAGTGAAGATCCTCTCAGTGTTGTCAACTGCTGTCTGTGCAGAGTGCTGTTaggacacacagagagaggagCATTAGAATCAGCAGCATTCATTCAGCTCTTACTGGTACATCACACAGTCTGTTACACACAGTGAACTTCAGTCAAAGTCATCCAGCACTGAACTCCTCACTGACTGATTGAATGAGAGTCCTAACTGAGTCTGAAACAGATCTGAAACAGCAGACAGCAGTTGTTCTTCTGATCAAAACTCACCTTATGAGTCTCCACAGCATTTCTCAGCTCCTGAAGCTTCTTCTGCCTCTCCTGGATTCTCTGCTGGTATTTTCTCTGTGTCTCCTTTAGTTGTTTCTGTTGGATGTAGAAATAATGATTACAGTTTTTGTGCATTCTTAAACCCCATTCTCTGAAGCAAATTACCAGATGCCTAACATGTGTCAAGTTGTAGCCTAGTTGTACCCGGGAGTTGCCGGTTCGAGTCTCACAGCTTTCGCGTTGTGACTGTGGTGCcattgagcaaggcaccttagCCCAATTGCTCCCTGGGCGctgggatagctgcccactgctctgggtgtgtgtgtgtttactactCACTGGAATGGGTTAAATGCAAAGGTCACATTTCAAGCCTACATTGCATACTTGACAAGCTTGTCACTTTCACTTCAAAGGAAAAAGTTGTCTGAGATATGAGCCTTGTGGCATGGACAGAATTAATTTTTCATTGATTTTGGTTTTGCAGTTGCACATTTTTGAGTTTTCTTTGATATGTGTGCAAAATAACCCCGGTCACAGCTGAATCTAACAATGGCCCTATAAAAGTCTAATTTTTGACAGACTATGACAATAGGTTTAAACATTTGGTATTTGATGACTTAGGCAATGAAATAATGAGATTAACTGATTCATCCCAAATTAATTTAAAGGTTCAATAGTGATCAGCATTTATGTAGTTTGatcataaacatttattatagAGCAGAACTGACACATTAACAAAACCAGTCAGTGTTCTCAGCTCTTACCTGTTTCTCAGTCCTCTCTGCTGCAGCTGATACAGTCTTATGGTCATTGTGTTCATCCACCATACACAGATAACATATACAGAGCTCATCTGTACGACAGTAAATCTCAAGGGCTTTATCATGTTGAGGGCAGATCATCTCCTGAAGTCGTTCAGTGGCATCTATCAGGTCGTGCTTCTTGCCTCTGAAGAATTTCTCATGTTGTTCAAGATGATTTTGACAGTAAGAGTTCAGACACACCAGACAGGACTTGAcagctttgtgttttctctgagTACAGACGTCACACTTCACATCTCCAGGTTCAGCATAACAGTGATCAGGATGAGCAGCTTGTCGTTTAGTCTTCTTCAGTTTCTCCACCACTTCCGCCTGCATGGTGTTTTTACCTAAAACAGGTCTTGTAGTGAAGGTCTGTCTGCACTGAGGGCAGCTGTAGTCTCTCTTTTGATCCCAGTAGTCTGTAATACAGCTCTTACAGTAACTGTGTCCACAGGGAATGGCCACTGGATCCTTCAGTAGATCCAGACAGATTGAACAGCTGAACTGATCCTGAACCACAGCTTTTGCCATTTCACACCTAAACACACCTAAAAAGTAGAAATGATTGAGCAGAAAGAAATTGACAAAATCTAGTAAACTCTCACACCCTGACTAAGCAGGAAGTAAAGATTAGTTTCGTTTTTAGTGAACTGAAGGTAGGTGTGGCTAAAAGAGAACATACAAAAGAATCTGAGAGGGGgactttttcatttttaaacaaagctACTTAAATAGATAGATTGTAAAGACATTTATTGGCATTTTAAGATAGACAGGTGCCGggcatataattagaatatcatcaaaaagtttttttaattccattcaaaaagtgaaacttgtatattatattttaactgtttatttctttaattttgatgattataaccgacaactaaggaaaatcccaaattacTGCAGCAATGCGGCATGGCACGGAGTCCACCAGTCTGTTTCACTGCTcaggtgttatgagagcccTGGTTGCTCTGATAGAGGCCTTCAGatcttctgcattgttgggtctggcatatcgcatcttcctcttcacaataccccatagattttctatggggttagGGTCAGGCGAGTTTGCCAGCCAACCAAGGACAGGGACACCACGGTCCCCAAACCAGGCACCGGCAGCCCCGGCACCGTTTGCAGGCGCCAAGTCCCGTTGGAAAATCTCCACAAAATTGGTCAGCAGCAGGACGCATGAAGTGCTCTCAAACTTCCTGGTATACTGCTGCGTTGACCATGgacctcagaaaacacagtggaccaactccagcagatgacatggcaccccaaaccatcactgactgtggaaactttacactggaccTCAAGCAATGTGGATTGTatgcctctcctctcttcctccagactctgggaccctgaatttactttcatcagagaacataactttggaccactcagcagcagtccaGTCCTTTTTGTCTTTAGCCCATTGTCTGTTGTTCAATAGTGGCTTGACACAAGGACCAACCttatggagatgcagatttcattttcAAACAGGACTTGGCACCTCCAGAGTGCCATAGCTACCAGTACCTGGTTTAATGGCCATGGTATCCAGGTCTTAATTGGCTGGCAAACTCGCCTGACCTTAACACCATAGAAAATATATGGGgtattgtgaagaggaagatacgatatgccagacccaacaatgcagaagagctgaaggccactatcagagcaaccTGGCAACACCTGAGCAGTGCCTCAGACCGATCAACTCCATGCCACGACgcattgctgcagtaattcaggcaaGGAGGCCACAACAAAGTATTGAGTGTTGTACATGTTTATACTTTGCATACTTGTCAGTTGGCCAAGATTTCTAAAAACCCTTTCTTTGTATTGATCTGAagtaatattctaattttcaGAGATACttaatttgggattttccttagttgtcagttatagtcatcaaaattaaagaaataaacatttgaaatatatcagtctttgtgtaatgaatgaatatgatATACAAgttggaattagtgaaataaatcaacttgaTTTACAACtatgatgatattctaattatatgacgaGCACCTGTACATAGTATGTTCAGCAGTTGTTTTaacctggggtgcgtttcccaaaagcattgttGCTAACTAAGTTTCCCATTGCCAACCAACTAAGTTGCTAACAGGTTGGCagcgatgcttttgggaaacgcacccctggttGTGCAGTTTAACTTATGATATTATCCTCATCCCCTTCATTTGAGTGGTTGGTTAGGGATTGGGCATAAAGTTCAGATAGTactatatttttttatgataaaaaaatgttGACCGACACATCTTGGCTAAAGCAATATGACCTCCAAACCGTCCTTTAGTTTGAACATTAGGTGgaatgtactgtatatgtacatatattttaactttatgctaGGATGCATTTCATTAACTACAGTTCTGCTTTTACCACAGGGATCATCCCCATAatgtcacggctagtccgtgacatgttttgtgttttgcacTTATCCGTTTCACCTGGACTCTCATGGACTAATTACGCCAACACACCACACCACACCTGTTGTATGTTtgattgtgtttgtatttatacgcCTTTGTTCTGTCAGCCTGTGCCGGATGATTGTCAttactaccctgtctgttccccgtgtcacatttttgatgttcctgtgttttgcTTACAtgtactcctcgtgttttgttccagttttattattaaatgttatttatttgtccGAACTCTGCGTTTGTGTCCTCCCTCCACTCCCGCGGCGTGACACATAAGCTCACTGTTAAGTAACTTCTTGGTCTGAACTCTGCGACCAGCTGTTAGATTTCCTCTCTGGCAGGATACAGTTTGTCAGAATTGGAAAAATTACAACAAATAGCAATGTGTTCTTATTTCACATTTAGCACGTGATTTTAGAGATATCTTTCTTTCCTTATTCAAGTAGATAGAACTTTAGTCTTGCATAACTGAAATGATGAGATATGACTGTGTAACTGCAGAAGTGCAAAACCATACGTCCTGACAATCTGAGCCTGGATAACAGCGCCAGCCAAACAGTCTGAGGCCGGACGCGGGCAGagtagtaaaaaaatatttttaatacgTTTCTTGATAGTAACGTGATTTTAAACCTtgaaaccatagatatgtataaaggctagatgtgttacggcgaAGTCTCAAacatcatcacctggcggccatcttaccacaggcagctcgctcgcTCATCGCACCGAGCCCCAATGGTGCAGGCACTTCCATATGATCACAACTTGCTCAACCTTCCACCAATTTTCAAACgttttggtttcttacaaacgttattatcgtggctataattctggatgctttaacatgtttcatttttataagtatcataggtacatctttgacgtttataacaaaccaaaccgtttgaaaatcggtaaaaaattaggAAAGTAACGGTCccttaaaagtacctgcaccatcaAAACTCAACGCTACGAGCGAGCGAGCGCCCCGTGGCAAGATGGGATGCGGAcattccactcaattggccagcagtgTGGGCAAGAcatagcctttatacatatctaagCTTGAAACAGTCCCCAAGACCACTTGCTCTGCCCACTTCCGACCTCACCAATGAATGCATCACCAAAAATAAAATCCTTTATTGCACAGCTAGCTGTCGATTATCCCATGTTTTAATCTGTTAGGACAAGAACttgtaatattaatatattatgtACAGTCATGTACAAATATTTCCAAGGACATATTTGCCTCCAGCCATACAGAAATatgtttgttggcagaattcaTTGACTCATTTACATGAATGCTTTACAAAAATTTACAATACAAATAtgttaatttacaagaaaacaacaAATGCACTTATAGGGTTTTGCAACTGACCTCCTCATATGTAATATTATGAATACCGTTTGTGTTACTggtttcaattcaattcaggTGTTTCCACATGTAATGTTTTCCCTCTTTTACTCAAAGATTTTAAAACTAAAAAGATCTCAACATATAACGTTACTTGGCATTTTAGCTCATGTATCAATTACTTGGAAAATAACAAACTCTACAACTCAACAAACAATCTCACTATTATTGATTCATATGGacatcaaacattaaaactCTTTTAAATAAGCTTTACTTTTGATTTTCCAAGTATGTTAAACAATCTAAACCCAGGATAGAGAGGTTGAGTGAATGTGGTGTTGACTCTGTGGATGAGGGTCATTGTGTCAGAGATGCTGTAGAAGGACAGAGATCCTGCACTGTGATCCACATAAACTCCTATTCTAGAAGATTTGAGCACTACTGGGAGTTTAGTCTCAATGTTATTGTGCCAGAATGAACAACTGGACTCAGAGCACCACAAACTCCAGGACTGATCATTACACCCAAACACACACTCATTACCCCATCCCTTCCTGCTGATGCTCTTATATGACACTGATATTCGCACATTTCCACTCCACTCAACCTCCCAGTAACAGCGTCCACTCACACTCTCACTACACAACACCTGATAATTAAAATCAAATCTGTCTAGATGATCCGGATACGGCTGGGCTCTGTAAGTGTAAGTAATCACTCTGTTCCacttagacagacagagacatgTATGTGCTGTGTTTAGATCCAAAGTGAACTGACGAAAATCTGGTGGAGAGAAAACACAATCAgttataatttacaaatattttttgttttttagggTTTAGTAAACAATATGTAGGCAATGTTTATGTaggtaaatattatattattacagagaaaattttttgtttttctgttagTGTGTGTGCGTGGGTGAGCAAGTTTTAATTGCAACTTACAGTGTAGGAACTCCTGCCTGACTTGGTGCTTAGCTATATTAATGCTTGGCACTACAGAAATAACAAACATCTTCAAATAAGTATGAGTTGCATGAACCTTATTTTATAATCTTACATGATTATAAATATCATTGCATCACTGAATGTAAATGAATGATTCAGTGCTTTACCTCTATCAGATATCTTTTTTATCTCATCTCTGCAGAAATTCTCCAGATTTGCTCTCAGATGAGAAACACATTCATCATAAGAGAGAAGAGAACTGACGGTGATGCTGAGTGAGTCTGTAGATCCAGGAGGAACAGAGAGAGACTGAAAAttctacacaaacacaaacaacacaaacattcaATAGAAATTAAAGTCTGTAAAACATGCTCTTATAAACACACTATCTTGTTTATCAGATCTCTGTTACCTGGAGGAAATGGATGTGATCATCTGTGTGTAAAATATACTCCAGCTCATCATCTCTCCTCCTCAGACTCCCAGTCTGTAACACAGctcatacagtaactgtgtccaCAGGGAATGGTCACAGGATCCTTTAGTAGATCCAGACAGATTGAACAGATGAACTGATCCTGAGTCAAAGGAACACTTGCTTCTGCCATTTTACTGCACATAGACACAAACAGCAAGCCGCTCAACAACAATAAAGTTTCCTATAGAGTTAAAATGATCGAACAGAAAGAAAAttgacaaagacttgtaaatgctCACAACCTGACTAAGCAGGAAGTAAAGATAAGTTTTGTGTTCACTGAACAAAGGTAAGTAGGCGTGACAGAGAACAAACGAAAGAGGGAGTGACAGGTTAATGTTTCATTTAGTAACAACCAtgttaaataattttacaaAATTTATGGCAAAGAACAATACATTTCAGTTTATttgttaaaggtgctctaagcgaattcacgcgttttagaccataaaacattttttgttacatacagcaaacatctcctcactatctgttTGCTGCCTGTCCACTGATCAAGCTGTAAAAAAACAcggtctctgtagacagcccaggcttcgcAAACTGCAATATAAACACAGTGGACAAACCTAACACCACGAaacgataacaaagtgttccagccaataaacgacaagaaggattttgGGGTGGGGgctgggcgcgttcatgaaagcacggaagtgagggggaggagttagctacgctccgtttgtttaaaaacagttcaaacataaAAAAGTGACGTCTCACGGAtttgcttagagcgcctttaagttTCATGTGTCGTTTAGATTTAACCATACGGTTTAAAAATCTATAATAACAAAATAACTATGCAAAATAAATCATGTTATAGTTTAGCATCTTCAGTAGTCACCCagaacaaaaaatatttgtttaccACAAACCATGACCTTGCTAACCATAGTTTAAAATGGTAATCAATAAACCAAAACTTGATTAGTACACTTTTACTACAACAAAACCACAGTTCATTTTCGTAAGGCACatacattaattatttaactAAAAGTATTCTGTCCTAGTACAAAGCCAAAAGCGCAGTAAGCTAACTACGCATTTGGGCAAaattgagttaagtgttaaaatgggctttgtgagatctgttgtgtcttttgacaaagtctcctggttcaattttgtcccatttcagagaaacgtgtgtgccaaaattacagtaacatgtttgaccggctgatgtaaaaaaactttaagggcatttttctTAGTTTCAGTGTTTTCGTAGTTACggcacttagcctttgtagggcagtattgCACCAACAAATCTTAAAATGTATGCCATAATTTcctctcaaaatgcacaccagaattttctcttaaagacTTTATAAAAGCTATGTTGATGACACAGTAATCTTGATTCAAAAGGAccattcacccaaaaatgaaaattctgtcataatttacttactctcatgttgttacaaacctcacctgtatccatttctgtgttctgatgaccacaaagTAAGATATTCTGATGAATGTTTAAAATCAAACCAAGTAGCCCATTCACTCCCATAGTAttttttatcctactatggaagtcaatgggactCATGGTCGGTTTGGTTTTAAAcactttctcaaaatatcttcctttgtggaATGAGaccaaagaaattcatacaagtttgtaacaatataagagtgagtaaatgatgacatgtttttttggtggAATATCCCTTTAACTTTCATTAGTGTTTGTGTTTCCCATCTCTCGCCTCACGATGGCGTCAGTATCCCACCAATCACTCATACTCCAGTAAAGCGCACAGGTTGAGCAGTGAGGTATTCACCGGTCAAACAGGAGCGCGTGGGAGCGGAGCCGCGGGAGTGCGCTTGTAGGAAAACTAGGCGCAAACGTGCCGGAGAAGTTTGCTCTCGCCGCCGCTCATGAATCAGGAACTTCGACGCACAACTTCTCAACGCGACCGAGTTGCCTCGTAGTTCACGTATTTATCAAGCTTTAGTCCACGAAACACCTGGAGGTCGGTACAGGTACGTTTATTTCTCGCTCAGGTGCAAAAACATGTACGGTCGAAGGCGTTTTATCAAGTTTTAGGGATTTTTGTAGCGCGTTAGCAGATTAGCAGGTAGGAATGAGAGCGAACCTGTTTCCTCAGGTCTGCTTACCTTAGCTCTGCCGAAATAGACATTTATAAAAACCTTTAATACTCGTTTTAGTTTACTG of Misgurnus anguillicaudatus chromosome 2, ASM2758022v2, whole genome shotgun sequence contains these proteins:
- the LOC129442986 gene encoding E3 ubiquitin/ISG15 ligase TRIM25, coding for MAKAVVQDQFSCSICLDLLKDPVAIPCGHSYCKSCITDYWDQKRDYSCPQCRQTFTTRPVLGKNTMQAEVVEKLKKTKRQAAHPDHCYAEPGDVKCDVCTQRKHKAVKSCLVCLNSYCQNHLEQHEKFFRGKKHDLIDATERLQEMICPQHDKALEIYCRTDELCICYLCMVDEHNDHKTVSAAAERTEKQKQLKETQRKYQQRIQERQKKLQELRNAVETHKHSAQTAVDNTERIFTELIQSIERRQSELTQWIRDQEKTAVSRAEGILKRLKQEIDNLRRRDDELEQILQTDDHIHFLQSFQSLSVPPGSTNSLSITVSPLSSYDVQKMKEKLKHVCSEIEKIFDRVTPEPNTREQFLQYYLGFTLDPNTAHKYLHLSNGNRVITDTNRVQPYPDHPDRFDFYHQVLCSESVSGRCYWEVEWSDEVDISVSYKSIYRKGDSDDCRFGCNDQSWCLWCSESSCSFWHNNIDTELPIVSRSSRIGVYVDHSAGSLSFYSVSDTMTLIHKVQTTFTKPLYPGFEINKGSTVKLYDIA
- the LOC129443414 gene encoding tripartite motif-containing protein 16 — protein: MAEASVPLTQDQFICSICLDLLKDPTGSLRRRDDELEYILHTDDHIHFLQNFQSLSVPPGSTDSLSITVSSLLSYDECVSHLRANLENFCRDEIKKISDRVPSINIAKHQVRQEFLHYFRQFTLDLNTAHTCLCLSKWNRVITYTYRAQPYPDHLDRFDFNYQVLCSESVSGRCYWEVEWSGNVRISVSYKSISRKGWGNECVFGCNDQSWSLWCSESSCSFWHNNIETKLPVVLKSSRIGVYVDHSAGSLSFYSISDTMTLIHRVNTTFTQPLYPGFRLFNILGKSKVKLI